The DNA region CCCCAAGTAATTACCCAAGGCCGGGTCCTTCTCGACGATTTCCAACGCGCGGGCCCGCGCCTCGGCGATGACGTCCTCGTCGCGCAGCAGCGACAGCAGTTTCAGGGTCGACTTCTTCCCCGACTGCGCGGCCCCGAGGATGTCGCCCTCGCGGCGCAGTTCCAAGTCCATTCTGGACAGTTCGAAACCGTCCGTCGTGGACTCGACGGCGGCGAGCCGCTCGCGGGTGGTCGTCCCGTCCAGGGTTTCGGTGACCAGCAGGCACAGTCCCGGCACGCTGCCCCGGCCGACCCGGCCGCGCAGCTGGTGCAGCTGGCTGATGCCGAAGCGGTCGGCGTCCATGATCACCATCGCCGTCGCGTTCGGCACGTTCACGCCGACCTCGATCACGGTGGTCGCGACGAGCACGTCCAGGTCGCCCTTGGAGAACGCCTGCATCACGGCGTCCTTGTCGTCGGCGGGCATCCGGCCGTGCAGGGCGCCGATCTTCAGCCCCTTCAACGGTCCTTCGGCCAGCTCGGGAGCCACATCGAGGACGGCGAGCGCGGGCCGCTTGTCCCCCTTGTCCGAAGCCGGTTCGTCGCCGATGCGCGGGCAGACGATGTACGCCTGATGCCCCTTGCCGCATTCCTCGCGGACCCGCTGCCACGCCCTGTCCAGCCAGGCGGGCCGCTCCGCGACCGGCACCACCGACGTCTTGATCGGCGACCGGCCGACCGGCATCTCGCGCAGCGCGGAGATCTCCAGGTCGCCGTAGACGGTCATCGCGACCGTGCGCGGGATGGGCGTCGCGGTCATGACGAGGACGTGCGGGCTGGTCTCGTCGGCGCCGCGGGACCGCAGCGCGTCCCGCTGCTCCACGCCGAAGCGGTGCTGTTCGTCGACCACGACCAGGCCGAGGTCCGCGAAGGACACCGTGTCCTGGATGAGCGCGTGCGTGCCGACGATGATCCCGGCCTCGCCGCTGACCGTCTCCAGCAACGCCTTCTTGCGTTCCTTGGCGCCCATCGAACCGGTCAGCAGGGTCACTCGCGTCGCGTTCTCCGCGCCGCCGAGCTCGCCCGCCTGCCCGAGGTCGCCGAGCATCTCGCGCAGCGACCGGGCGTGCTGCGCCGCGAGCACCTCCGTCGGCGCGAGCATCGCCGCCTGCCGTCCGGAATCGACGACCTGCAGCATGGCGCGCAACGCGACCACGGTCTTGCCGGAACCGACCTCGCCCTGCAGCAGCCGGTTCATCGGATGCTCGGTGGACAGATCGCGGGCGATCTCTTCGCCGATGTCCCGCTGGCCCGAGGTCAGCGCGAACGGGAGCCGCTTGTCGAAGGCGTCGAGGATGCCGCCTTCGGTGTGCGGGCACGCTTTCGCGGGCCGCGAGACCAGGGAATGCCGTCGCTGCGCGAAAATCAGCTGCACCGCCATGGCTTCGTCCCATTTGAGCCTTCGGCGCGCGGAGTTCAGCGCGTCCCAGCCCGACGGGCGGTGGATGCCGCGCAGCGCGCTTTCCAGGCTGGGCAGGCCGTACTGGGCGAGCAGCTCGATCGGCATCGGGTCCTCGTCGACCTCCAGCACGTCCAGCACCTGCCGGACGGCCTTGGCGATCACCCAGGTGGGGATCCCCTGCGCCGCCGGGTACACCGGGATGATCTCGGCGAGGAAATCGTCCATCGCCTCGGCTTGGCGATCGGCGTCGAACAGCTCGTACTCCGGGTTCGCCAGCTGCAGGACGTCGCGGAAGGCGGTGACCTTGCCCGCGAACAGCCCGTTCTTGCCGGGCACGAGCTCCTTTTCACGCCAGGCCTGGTTGAAGAAGGTGCACTGCAGGCGGCGTTTGCCGTCGGTGATCACCATTTCGAGCAAGGTGCCGCTGCGCGCCTTCATCCGGCGCTTGTTGACCCGCTCGATCCGCGCCATCACGGTGGCGTGCTCGCCGAGTTCGAGGCCGGCGATGTCGGTGAGCTGCCCGCGCTCGGCGTAGCGGCGGGGATAGTGGCGCAGGAGGTCGCTGACCGTCTCGATCTTGAGGCCCTTGGCCAGCGCCTTCGCCGTCGCCGCGCCCACGACCAGTTTGAGGTCCGCGCGCAGGTTGGTCATGCGGTCACTCCACCCCCATCAGCAGCACGGCGTCGGACTGACCG from Amycolatopsis sp. EV170708-02-1 includes:
- the recG gene encoding ATP-dependent DNA helicase RecG, whose product is MTNLRADLKLVVGAATAKALAKGLKIETVSDLLRHYPRRYAERGQLTDIAGLELGEHATVMARIERVNKRRMKARSGTLLEMVITDGKRRLQCTFFNQAWREKELVPGKNGLFAGKVTAFRDVLQLANPEYELFDADRQAEAMDDFLAEIIPVYPAAQGIPTWVIAKAVRQVLDVLEVDEDPMPIELLAQYGLPSLESALRGIHRPSGWDALNSARRRLKWDEAMAVQLIFAQRRHSLVSRPAKACPHTEGGILDAFDKRLPFALTSGQRDIGEEIARDLSTEHPMNRLLQGEVGSGKTVVALRAMLQVVDSGRQAAMLAPTEVLAAQHARSLREMLGDLGQAGELGGAENATRVTLLTGSMGAKERKKALLETVSGEAGIIVGTHALIQDTVSFADLGLVVVDEQHRFGVEQRDALRSRGADETSPHVLVMTATPIPRTVAMTVYGDLEISALREMPVGRSPIKTSVVPVAERPAWLDRAWQRVREECGKGHQAYIVCPRIGDEPASDKGDKRPALAVLDVAPELAEGPLKGLKIGALHGRMPADDKDAVMQAFSKGDLDVLVATTVIEVGVNVPNATAMVIMDADRFGISQLHQLRGRVGRGSVPGLCLLVTETLDGTTTRERLAAVESTTDGFELSRMDLELRREGDILGAAQSGKKSTLKLLSLLRDEDVIAEARARALEIVEKDPALGNYLGLAHMIADVVDEDRVEYLEKS